TGCTTAACGTAAGCTTCTGAGAAACATTTTTGTCATCATTTGAAATCAACAACTCCAAGAAAATGAATAATGAGCCAAGCAGTGTGATACGAGAACAATACGAAAAAGGGCTACCGAATATGCAAAACATAAGTTTCTTTGGACTGCAAGCATGATAGGTCGCTATTTATAGGAGAaaaacatactgcaaacactgattTGATAAAGCCTACTAATTTTAAAACTCAGAATGTTAACACTGATCTGATTACATGTATTCATTTTGAAATTCACAGTACCACAAAGTAATGCAAATTTTCTGTCAAGATTATTTTACACATGAAGTAATAAGAAGTTTAGTAGCAATCAGAAGGAAAATAAATGTAAGTAAACAACCACATTTAAATGCTCTGAAAGGTATATTGAGACAGAAAACAACTCACTTAGAATGAGATGGGGAAGTGGCAATGTCCAAATTGAAAGCACCACACCAGCACTTGAACTAAGCAGTTTACCATAGACAGCCTAACAGTATTGTTGCAAACAGCTTTTATCACACTACTATTAAATGTAgcaattgagcaagcaataaagaaaacaaaataaaagttcggagtaggtataaaaatccatggagaagaaataaaaactttgaggttcaccgatgacattgtaattctgtcagagacagcaaaggacttggaagagcagttgaacggtatggacagtgtcttgaaaggagggtataagatgaacatcaacaaaagcaaaacaaggataatggaatgtagtcgaattaagtcaggtgatgctgagggaattagattaggaattgaaacacttaaagtagtgaaggagttttgctatttggggagcaaaataactgatgatggtcgaagtagagaggatataaaatgtagcctggcaatggcaaggaaagcgtttctgaagaagagaaatttgttaacattgagtgtagatttaagcgtcaggaagtcatttctgaaagtatttgtatggaatgtagccatgtatggaagtgaaacgtggacgataaatagtttagacaagaagagaacagaagctttcgcaatgtggtgctacagaagaatgctgaagattagatgggtagatcacataaccaatgaggaggtactgaatagaattggggagattagaaatttgtggcacaatttgactagaagaagggatcggttggtaggacatgttctgagacatcgagggatcaccaatttagtattggagggcagcgtggagggtaaaaatcgtagagggagaccaagagatgaatacactaagcagattcagaaggctgtaggctgcaatggtactgggagatgaagaagcttgcacagtatagagtagcatggagagccgcatcaaaccagtctcaggactgaagaccacaacaacaacaacaacaacaacaacaacaacaactattaaatGTATGTAAAGCACCTCAACTGCTATAAACTTTTATATTGTGATAAAAGGCCAGTCATTTATCACACACAGAGCTTCACAGGTTTTAATTCATTGACATAAATGTACATGCAAAATATACCATCTGTCAGTATCTTTACCATTTTTCCCCAGCACACATGACAAATTTAGCTTTTTCTGGTCTAGTATAATTAACATAGCATTAAAACGGTACTAAATATTCGTGAGTTCAATCTTAACAAAAGTAAGAGTGTAAGTAAGGCATGTGGAAGTGGAAGCAAGAAGAAAAACAAAGTTGTAACaaacaatttaataaatatacATTGTCAAAATGCAGTCAATAAAAGACATAAATATAACAATCTTTGTCACAAGGAAAAAATATGGCTACATTGGGGAATTTCTCAACTCTTGAAATCACTTTTTGACAGGGGACATTTCCTCTCTCTCATTATAACATACCATCAAATCTAATGGCTCAATATCTGCCAAGTTACTATGAGGTTGTTGTCACAGACAATTTACTCACAGGAAATCTTCCATCAATATAACAGAAAGACATTGCAACATAAAACTACATTATCATGATATTATACACAAGCATCGGTACGGTATTCATTTACAGGTTATTTTTTAAGTACATGTTTAGAAAATGACCACTATAAGATCACAATACTGAATGTGAAGGAGTAATCACTCTCCATTCTCTGCTTCAAAGCATACAATGAACTTGACTAGCTGAACTGAGACTTGTTACAATCCCGGCGAAGGCTGTAATACTCAAAACTGAATGACAAACATTATGATGGGTATGATGGATTGTAATGACTACGTAAGTCTGGATTTGGCTACGAGTTCACACAAGACTTGTCTGTTGAAGAAACAAGACAGTATGGCTCCAACAGCAGTGATATGCTGAAGATAGTTTAATTGGTCTGCATGGAATTAATAAAGAGtattataaataacaataatattgaAATAATTGCCCCCTCAATGAATATGTAATGGTATAGGACAAAACAATCACGTCATAAAAATGATGGATATGTTGCAGTTTTTATATTACACTTCATCAGATTCAGATCTGTTGATACGGCATATGCACAACAAGCTCAAAAAGTTCATGCTGAGgaaagataaaaaacaaaaaagggaCAAATGTGAATGCAGATATGTTATCATGTCTtagtccatacataagactctccctaGTCTGTATTAAATGTATGTCTGGTATTAGTACAGATCACAAATTTATCTCTTTCTAATGATGCACAATACTGTTTCCAAAAACTGTTCTTTAGTACATCTCATGCTTTTCTAGTGAAGGCAGGCTCCCAATTATTCATATGTTGAACAAGTTTTCCTTACAAGACAATAACACAATCTTAACAAGACCACATATCTTTCATACATTTTCCTGTAGCAGGAACACTTTTACACAGGGATCTCAGCATTTTTCATTCTGTCTTCTATATATTCAGTTAAACTTTTTGGATGAACTTTCAATCTGGCCAGTTCATTGTACTTAAGGCTAACAACTTTAAGACCAAGTCGCTTAAGATGCCTCTTTCGCATCACTTGTGGCCCTGTTAGGTGAACACCATCTGAACAATAATGTTCTGGCACATGGATTAGAAGAGCAACAAATAAGTTCCTATTCTGTCGCAAATTAAACTGCAGCATAGAAGCAGGCATATTACTGGGATGTAACAATATATCTATCACATACAGATCTAGGACAGGAAGCTGGTTTAATAGAACCAATGTGCTCACCCTGCTTGGATGACCTGTAATGTCTACAATTGTATCATATATTGTGTTGATCATGCGTTTTATGCGCCCATCTTGCCAGAGACTTTTCGCAGATCCATCTTTGGGTAGTAATGGTCCAGAATACTGCAAGCATTCTAAAGTCATGGCAATATCAAAAATAACTAGATTCTGTCTCAAAATTTGCAAGGACATTCCTGAGCGGGTAGTATGCAACCTATCAAGAAAATAGGGATTAaagatttttttaacaaaattaattGGGTATTTCTCTAAATACACACAACTCAACATTATATCAACAATATCCTCAGGCCTAAATTGCACAAACTTACTGTGCACAGAATTCTCAAGGACTTGCCAAAACTTCCAGCCATTGGGAGGATCATAATCTAATATGCCAAATGGTGTAAACAGTGCTTTTATTAAAACAGGAGAAAGTTCTGATCCAAACTTTATGAAATACTCTCCACAACcgtgcaaaataaaattatttcgaaACCTAAATTTAACGCAATAATCCATTACGGCCCCCATTACCGCTGCGTTCTTTATCTTTAAACTCTTGGCTTTAATGTATCTTTCAAGACCTTTCTCCAAATTTTCATCTATATAGTTAACGGCACAAAATCCTGTAATGATCTGTAAAATTTCATCTTCTGTCACAacatgtatgtttgtatttgtccATCTGGACAAGATGGTTAAACTGCGTATTGGTTGAAGGTTGGTTTCGGCAAACACTGATAATATTTCTGCAACTGATGCGCCTGACAAACGCCACCAAACTGCTGCTAGCCGCTTTTCTAATATTTTAACGACAAAATTCCTACTGCTATCTAGATGTGCTAATATGCGATATACTTCAACTATGTTGTTCTCCGTTATATCTTTCTCCTTTTCTAACAAACCAGTCCATAACTTGTCGGTTTCACACAATGCATCTTTTTTGCTTTTTAACGATGCAAAAACATTAATAATTTCACAGATTTGCAAAACATCGAAGTTTCCATCAGAAGCACACACTAAAGCTGCATTGAAGAGCTTGTCCCGATACTCTGTAGTATTCTTCAAAAATTTTACACGATTCAATAACTTTAAGCTTGCTAACAAAACGTCCGCCTGTGGGCTTGACACAATAGACTGAAAAATCTTCTCAAAAGCTTTGTCTCTAGTAAACACTTCCGGGGCCTCGTTGTATAAGCTGACATTACGAAACTGCTGATTGTTCTCTAATTCAACAATCCTCCTGAATGCCTGAAGTGCAACAAATGAAGTTTTTTCATCCAAAGGTATGGTTTCAAAAAGAACGTAGACCccattttttgtggaacatcgGCTGAATGCATCTATAACTTCTTTCGCATCTTCCTCATAATGATTATCTTCGATCCTCGATGCTGTACTTTCAGAAGAAACATCTTCAGATGGCAGAACCTCAGCGTCTTTCACTTTCCGCACTATCGTCGGAAGTTCTTGAATATCCAAACCATCTTGAACTATAATCGTTGTCTGACCTAACTCACTATTCTTTTTACTGCTATATCTCAATACGGAAGCTCTCAAACATCTAGCACACGAAAAATTATTTTTGACAAAACTTTTGCTAGACAATTGAAGAGCTAATGTAATGGCGCGAGCCATTGCAGTACGCTCATTTCGCGTTCTTTTCTCTGTAAATCAATTGTTTTCAAATTACGCTCCAAAACTTCATCAAACcaataaataaacacaaacatacacataacaCAACTACGCACCACACAAAGATCTTATTTCACAACAACAAATACGTTTCATATTATCTTTGCGTATAGTTTCTTGAACAGTGAGCTCTCGGAAGCATAGAGGTTTATGCTCGGAACACGCGCCAGCCAGTTtactagaggtgggccaaacggttattctggagtagccgttatcacagttccagttattctttgataaccgttattgtTAACGGTTACTAATAACTGCCTAGTTATTTTTCGCTATCGAATACCGAACACTCCGAGGagctacagttaaataacgacatagttggaatccatcagtttagttatcagtataactgcgagtagtgtgaaatggcaggaatgtcgtatgaatcgtgtcataaccttaggttattaactccgggtacattttagttgatgttagaacgattattagtgtttcatattatatgtttgtaggctATCGGTCGctgttagaaatattatcttcgcagctgcaacAAAGTACGCGGAACatcgccacagcactgtttaagtaaaattttaacaacgtgcgtttttaagtatgaagtaatatgtaaactgagtactgtaggttaaattcgaagcttactttcttgtgctgctcacataatagaataaagtgtacagccttgtaatacaacaaaaaatctacgtaatgtgacagattcgtttactcctgtgctgtaaaagatagtcctgttggggaaagtgtgagtacgctaatccaagttttatgtgagatttggaaacGGCTcaatttctccagctacagcatgtttataacatatgaagacatgcagatcgaaaaggttgacagtgttacatttctgggactacaactcgataataaattcagttgggaagggcataccacattttttttactcttattatttcataagggagcatattctgtggtaactgatCAAACATAGCAagagtttttcgcatgtaaaagtgTGTAATAGAagtcgtttgtggtataaattcaaaaacatcatgtaggaacctgttcaaggaactttgtattctaaccactgcttcgtagtatatttattccttaatgaaatttgttacaagtatttccaaccaatagctcaatacataatatcagtactagaaataggaactgcaatctacataaagacctaaaatcacttaccctggtccaaaaggggtccaatattcaggaacatgcattttcaataaactgccagcaagtcagcaaccattaaaaacttgatttcagataaagcacagtttacagtgtgtttgaaagactttatgatacagaagtgtctgattccacccatcatcaatatgccggaaatggctattttaagtgtgtctatgacgtcactacatacacatggcaacaaacacgaagatacatatagataatacaataacatctcccaccaaaaatataatcaaaccaatgggacaactgcgggaagttgggggttttagggtgaggacaagctagtaaaaaaaacacaccatgatcccaaaacacaaaatgaagaacaaaaa
The genomic region above belongs to Schistocerca serialis cubense isolate TAMUIC-IGC-003099 chromosome 6, iqSchSeri2.2, whole genome shotgun sequence and contains:
- the LOC126483720 gene encoding FAST kinase domain-containing protein 3, mitochondrial-like — its product is MARAITLALQLSSKSFVKNNFSCARCLRASVLRYSSKKNSELGQTTIIVQDGLDIQELPTIVRKVKDAEVLPSEDVSSESTASRIEDNHYEEDAKEVIDAFSRCSTKNGVYVLFETIPLDEKTSFVALQAFRRIVELENNQQFRNVSLYNEAPEVFTRDKAFEKIFQSIVSSPQADVLLASLKLLNRVKFLKNTTEYRDKLFNAALVCASDGNFDVLQICEIINVFASLKSKKDALCETDKLWTGLLEKEKDITENNIVEVYRILAHLDSSRNFVVKILEKRLAAVWWRLSGASVAEILSVFAETNLQPIRSLTILSRWTNTNIHVVTEDEILQIITGFCAVNYIDENLEKGLERYIKAKSLKIKNAAVMGAVMDYCVKFRFRNNFILHGCGEYFIKFGSELSPVLIKALFTPFGILDYDPPNGWKFWQVLENSVHSKFVQFRPEDIVDIMLSCVYLEKYPINFVKKIFNPYFLDRLHTTRSGMSLQILRQNLVIFDIAMTLECLQYSGPLLPKDGSAKSLWQDGRIKRMINTIYDTIVDITGHPSRVSTLVLLNQLPVLDLYVIDILLHPSNMPASMLQFNLRQNRNLFVALLIHVPEHYCSDGVHLTGPQVMRKRHLKRLGLKVVSLKYNELARLKVHPKSLTEYIEDRMKNAEIPV